GAATTCATCGACCAAAATCAACCAAAAAACTATTTTTGGTTTCTCTTCCTGTTCTGATGGTGCGAAGGAGTCGTGTCGCTCAAGTTACCAATGGTTTGTTACACTCAACCCAATCTTATTTTTAGATATCAGTTCTCTGTCTGGTATATGCATGATCTGACTTCTTTTCCTTCCTCATATGTACTTCCATTTTCTTTGATCATGAAATAGTTAATTAACACACTTATTTTCTGTGTCCAATTCTAGCAGTTTCACTTTCAACTCAATTTGTAGATGTCAGTTCTCTGTTTCAGGTGCAGCTGATCAACATTTTTTTTTGTGGCTGTGACGAACATACCACGGCAGGTTTATtacctttcttttcctttctttttgctcAGTGCACTACCATCATCTACAAAAGAAATTTTCTCTCTTCATAATAAGCTAATATCTAATAATCAAATCAATAAGTTTTAAAAGATACAACATAGCATATGCAATTGCTGTGGTAATTTGATttcaaaggaagaagaaaagaattagTCTGTAAGAATGCAAACTAGAATGAGGTGTCGACAGatgacttctcttcttctttagtGTTGTGGCGAGATCAACCAGAAGCAGGTGGCACTTTTGATACCCCTTGCTTCTGTAGCTCTGCCAACACACTGTCCAGTGAAGGAGGCTTCAGTCTGAGTGGCAATGGTAGCCATGGCTTGGCCAAAACATCTCCGATAGCTGCATCAATGCATTCTTTTGTCTGAAGCAGTGAACAGATAGAGAAAACTTTTTGTCAGAAATACTAGAGACGATCAAGAACAATATCTTGGTTTCTAATTGGAACCTTATGCCGATCCAACTTgttttaattgggtttggataCTCTTTAATTGGATCTAAAATTGAAGCCAGCAGATGAGCTCTGAAAGTTTGTGCATAGAAAAATACTGCAGTAGAAATCATTTCTTACGGAAAAACCTACGACAGAATTAAGTTTTAAGAGAGAGGATGGAGAGGGACTCACTGGATGAGCAGCATCAAGCTGAAGCTGTGAGGTGGATTCCTGCTGCTTCGACatgggaggaggtggaggaactGGTCTGTCCATGGGATGTGGAACAATGCCGGCGAGATGTGGAGCCGCAAACCCCTGCAACATTAATACTTTTGTCATCACACTTATTATATCAGGTGAACGTCATCATCGGACTGCCGCAAAGCCAAGTGTGGGTTACCGCTGCCGCCATTGGCTGAGGCAAGCAAGGAGTTCCCTGCGTCATGGTGACCCATCCTTCTCTACTTCCCTGCATGGAGAAAGCTGAAACAGTTCTTAAAGACtcgccaagagagagagagagataaagatGTGTGTACCCTTTGGAAATGGTAGTGCCAATAAGGGGGGTCAGGCGGTGGCGGAAAAGGCCACATGTGGACTAACGGTGGTTCCGCCGCGGCAGGGTGGCCCCAGACATGCAGAGGCCTAAAAGCCTGGgctggaggaggagggaggacgaCGGTAGGAGCGAGCCACGGGTTGGCGCCCCTCTTCGCGCCCGTGCCTGCCGCGTACATCTGCCGGCGTTGACTCCAGCTCGCTGCCTCCGCCTGCCTCGCAAGCAAACTCTTCCGGTGCGATCGATACTTCTGCACCCAAGTAAAAGTCTCCTTGTAAGTGGTACTCTATTCACGCTTGCCAATGGATGACGCCATGGCTGCACTACAAAGAATAGTATAGGAGTATATCTATCTGCCATGAATGGGTTACTCAATCcatcaaaaagaagagaatgatGCAAAGCTAGAAGAGATGCATGGGAAAGAATATTGAAAGCATGTGTTTGTTCTTCCCAGCGTTTCAGGAGAGAGCAAAAGTACATGACATGATTGCATTATTGATTCCACTGGGAAGACAAGGACAAGAAGGAACACAGACAAGCATACGTAGCATTCTCAGATGGATGCCACAGGCTTAATCTTCCTTTTCCGTGAACAAGAAAGAAGAGATATTTAGGTGGGAAGCAGAAGTAGTAGTACTTGCAGATGGCTGGCAATGTTGTGCCGAGTGAGGCAGTCGATTCCCATCAGCTCTAAAATCCTTGAGGGCACTGCTTTGTCGATCCCCAGCTGCTCCACCGCCTGAACAAATCGCCGGTGCAGCTCCGGCGTCCATTCCACCTAccccaccacacacacacacacacacacacacccacccTTGAGTGACATGGAAAGCAGATAAAGCTGCAACTTTTTGTGAGCAACCATACAAAGAAAGTACGGCTAAAAGATAAGATccaacttctctctctctctctctgtttttaGCCCGTGATTCCTTTCCTTTTTACATAGATCTGTTTCAAGCTTTCTTGTCCGCAAGTTCAATAATGCTCATCTTTCTAGTGTTCTTTCCACTTTTATAGCAGGACTCGATGAGGAAGCCTATGAAGACTTTGATTCATATCTTTCAGATAAACCTTAGAACAAATCATTATTTTCTACTCTCTAAATCTTCCTCTGCATTCGTGACTCTTCTGATGCCTTTACAGAAACTTATGTGAAgtcatatgtgtgtatatatatatatatatatatatatagagagagagagagagagagagagagagagagagatgaggatgACCTAAGATTGCTGTTAGGGTTACTAAAGCTATACTTACTTTTGCTTTGCGCTTCCCCTGTGAGCCCTTCATGGACGCCGCGGCGGCTGAGGACTTCCGACCTCTATCTCCCTCCGGTGAAGCAGACCACACTTCAGTCGCCGTGTCCAATATCGGATCCTCCTCCGCCATGCCACTCGCGACCGCCACGCCATGACTTGCGAtcctctcctccgcctcctctacCACATCCTGCGTTGCGCCATCTACGCGAAACAGGCCTTCCGCCGCGCCCGAGAACTCCACAAGAATCTCAGCCGGATCCAGCTCGAGGTCCGGCAGGACGTCGCCGTCATCCATTCCCACGAACAGGTCGCCGAAGCTGATGTCCTCGAACAAGCTCCCATCGACGAAGTCGTCGACGACAGCGAGGCTCCCCATCGCCCCTTCTCGTTCATCTCCATTGGAGCCTCTCAAGGGTTCGACCGCCAGCATATCCAAGCTCCAATACGTGGACAAAGCTCGACGTTCTGTAGCAAAATGCTAGCTACGGCTGCATGAGATTAGTAGCAGATCGACAAGGGAATGGTCTCAGCTCGACCCTTGGGAGCATTAAACCTGGGAGAGGTTGCACGTCCACCACAAACTCTTCCGCGAGATTTCTCTTTAGGGGATTCGGCAGACTTGTCACTCGCTTTCTAAATAATTCAGAAAGCATTGGTGAAGAGTAAAACTGATGTGCTTTGGAAATCAAACATGTGATTGAGAGGAAGAGGGGACAGAAGAAGGTTAGAAGAAGAGCAAAGGGGAGCGACAGAGACAACAGTGGCCGCATGCAAATGGGGTACTTGTGGCAGCAGCAGTGTCTCTTTCCGATATCGTGGCCATTTGTTTTGGCGAGAGATAGATGGATTAGGCAACGCAGCGAGGATGAGAGCAAAGGGTTCGAGGATGAGAGCAAAGGGTTCTCAAAATACCCGTTGTGGATAGAGACGCGAATATTAAAGCACTAAGTATGTATATGATTTATGTAAGACCATATTAAAAGTCGAAGAACTGAAGTAAGGGCAAATTcccttaagaaaaaaaatatatccttAGTTTTAGCTTCCAAAAATTCCCTATGCTCTCATTTCAAAAAAAATCTTGTTGAGTACCCTCCTCTTCtgtaaaaagattattttactcCTACATTCATTAGACCGATCATCGTGTCTTCGTCCTTGATTCCTCTGTGTATGTTTCTCACACCTCCGCACATTATGATTGTAGTGGTTAAAGAAGACGAAAAAGGATCATCGAGAATTGATCACTAGCTAATGACCTCTTCAATCGAGAACCCATGTCGACTGAGGACCTCAATCGTTGCTAGAGACGAACCTAAGCAATGGGCGAGACCAAGGGCTCATGTATGGAGGTGTAGGCGACCAATAGTGAAGACACaagattaaaattatcttttccgAAAAAAAATGCTATCTAAGAATTTATCAAAActagaatcttttttttttaatttatccgtGAACTAATCTATAGTTACTTATGAATGTATCAATGTTaatattcctattaaatttacttatatatgtatatattctatGAATACACATTTTTTATTATTCTCGTAcagtaatttttttcttatccattTAAATAGATAATGAGaaattcatattaattattttGGAAATTTATACCCTTATTATtaattctttgcattgttgtatcGGTAAAGTGATTTTTTTGCCCCCCACAAAATGGAGTCAATAATCATGATCGATCAACAGCGATGTTTACCGATGTGTGCTTCGTCTGCTATCGCAAGCATCGATGTTGTGCCATTTCTCATCCACATACAGATGTTTCTATCTTTCTACAAAGCTTTTATGGCTGTTAAATTTGTATTTGTCTCAGCCAATGTAGGTCTTCATTGTCTCATCACccatctttctctctctgtttgtCCTTTGTCCAAtgcaggaaggaagaagagagagacagagagcgaAAGGCTCATTTGGAAGAGAGATGCCACGAGACAGAAGACATCATCCCTccattttcctctctctctctctctctctcacagaacAACACAAATGATTCCCAGCCATAGGCGGACAGAGAATCCGGGGATTATCTCGACCACTGTAGCCGCTCCATTAATTGTGTGGCTCTCATCCACAAGCCAATGACAAAGAGCCACAGGGAAACAGCAGGACGCATAGCGGTACGACTCACCCACTGGCTTTGTGTCATCTCAAATCCATCGTCACAACACCGGTACGGAGGAGGGTACTCGGTCGACTGTTGGAATGAGACAACGTCGGGGAGCTGATGTTCCGAATCCGACAGGGTTCAGGGTCTTCCCACGCTTGCGGCCATTGACCGATGTGGTCAACTCTCTTTTCGTTGGTGGAAAAGTCTGAACCCCGTGTGGACCGAAACAGGGGAGCTGTCGATGGGTTTGGTTGGACCAATTGTTTGTCTGTTGGTGGCTGGTCAACTCTTGACACACAAGAAATGGAGGGGGAGATGAAGTGAGCATTTTCAAGATCATTGAATCCAAAGCTGTTGTTTTCTTCTTGATTTAAGTTGTATAATCATCACTCAGGAACAGAGAGCTTCCtgagataaggtatgctcatgtCCTTATCCGCTATCAATCCATTGATCAAAAATACTTAAACGTAAACTCATTAAGTTTTAACTCGTCCGAAGTCGATGAGTAATATTTTCCTACTTAAGTCGTTACATCGACTCTAATATCATTTATCACGAATTGTCCATCAATGAGATAACTAATATATTACATTAATGAACAAAAATATTAGCAGTAGTAGATTCAACTCAGCGCTCATAAATTCATTCAAGTTTTAACCCGTATCAAAGTATTACAAAGACGGGATTAGTAGCTCTCATCCATCCCCATTATTGTTCTTTCATGACAACAAGATATAAAGGATCTTCTCACTAGGATGGAAACTAGTCAGGAATATGATATTTATGTTAATATCAACAAAAACATCTTAAAGGTATACTTCAAGATCATTGAATCCAAGCTGTTGTTTTCTTCTTGATTTAAGTTGTATAATCATCACTCAGGAACAGAGAGCTTCCtgagataaggtatgctcatgtCCTTATCCGCTATCAATCCATTGATCAAAAATACTTAAACGTAAACTCATTAAGTTTTAACTCGTCCGAAGTCG
The window above is part of the Musa acuminata AAA Group cultivar baxijiao chromosome BXJ2-6, Cavendish_Baxijiao_AAA, whole genome shotgun sequence genome. Proteins encoded here:
- the LOC103987070 gene encoding probable transcription factor GLK1 isoform X1 → MLAVEPLRGSNGDEREGAMGSLAVVDDFVDGSLFEDISFGDLFVGMDDGDVLPDLELDPAEILVEFSGAAEGLFRVDGATQDVVEEAEERIASHGVAVASGMAEEDPILDTATEVWSASPEGDRGRKSSAAAASMKGSQGKRKAKVEWTPELHRRFVQAVEQLGIDKAVPSRILELMGIDCLTRHNIASHLQKYRSHRKSLLARQAEAASWSQRRQMYAAGTGAKRGANPWLAPTVVLPPPPAQAFRPLHVWGHPAAAEPPLVHMWPFPPPPDPPYWHYHFQRGSREGWVTMTQGTPCLPQPMAAAGFAAPHLAGIVPHPMDRPVPPPPPMSKQQESTSQLQLDAAHPTKECIDAAIGDVLAKPWLPLPLRLKPPSLDSVLAELQKQGVSKVPPASG
- the LOC103987070 gene encoding probable transcription factor GLK1 isoform X2; the encoded protein is MLAVEPLRGSNGDEREGAMGSLAVVDDFVDGSLFEDISFGDLFVGMDDGDVLPDLELDPAEILVEFSGAAEGLFRVDGATQDVVEEAEERIASHGVAVASGMAEEDPILDTATEVWSASPEGDRGRKSSAAAASMKGSQGKRKAKKYRSHRKSLLARQAEAASWSQRRQMYAAGTGAKRGANPWLAPTVVLPPPPAQAFRPLHVWGHPAAAEPPLVHMWPFPPPPDPPYWHYHFQRGSREGWVTMTQGTPCLPQPMAAAGFAAPHLAGIVPHPMDRPVPPPPPMSKQQESTSQLQLDAAHPTKECIDAAIGDVLAKPWLPLPLRLKPPSLDSVLAELQKQGVSKVPPASG